The following are from one region of the Methanospirillum hungatei genome:
- the prf1 gene encoding peptide chain release factor aRF-1, which produces MSEAVELDEARRKYEFKKMLERLEAKEGSGTELISLYIPPDKQIYDVTAQLRDEFGQCSNIKSKQTRTNVQSAISSILSRLKYYSKPPENGIAVFCGTVNKHGDRQDLECDIVNPPEPLNLYLYRCSSRFELEPLREMLEEKYVYGLLVIDRREAYWGFLRGNRIDPIGGTTSTVPGKQRKGGQSSIRFERLRLIAINEFYKKVGERSSEIFINEKDFFNRFKGLLIGGPSPTKEEFEEGNFLHHEVQKRIIGLFDVAYTNESGLPELVEAAEDALKGQEVIEEKHLMDRFFKELVKDNGLAAYGEQSIRANLEIGAVDTLLLSDKLRKSRLSIRCDACGYTEEKTVQIKPGENPDDIELGSCPKCTSPLVLADSSDIVDELTYLADQSNSKVAIISDDFEEGSQLFTAFGGIAAILRYRTGY; this is translated from the coding sequence ATGAGCGAAGCGGTTGAACTGGACGAAGCTAGACGGAAATATGAATTTAAAAAGATGCTGGAGCGTCTGGAGGCAAAAGAAGGTAGTGGAACAGAACTTATATCCCTGTACATTCCCCCGGACAAACAGATCTATGATGTAACCGCCCAGCTCAGGGATGAGTTTGGTCAGTGTTCAAACATCAAGTCCAAGCAGACTAGAACAAATGTCCAGAGTGCTATCTCCAGTATTCTTTCCAGGCTAAAATATTATTCAAAGCCACCGGAGAATGGCATAGCAGTCTTTTGTGGAACAGTAAATAAACACGGAGATCGGCAGGATCTTGAATGTGATATTGTAAATCCGCCTGAGCCCCTGAATCTCTACTTATATAGGTGTAGTTCCCGGTTTGAGCTGGAACCTCTCCGTGAGATGCTTGAGGAGAAATATGTTTATGGACTTCTTGTCATAGACCGCCGCGAAGCATATTGGGGATTTTTACGTGGAAACAGGATAGATCCTATCGGTGGCACGACCTCAACCGTTCCAGGAAAACAGCGGAAAGGTGGTCAGTCAAGTATCCGTTTTGAGCGGCTCCGTCTTATTGCAATTAATGAGTTCTATAAAAAAGTAGGAGAACGTTCCAGCGAGATCTTCATCAATGAGAAGGACTTTTTTAATCGGTTTAAAGGACTCCTCATCGGTGGGCCGTCTCCAACAAAAGAAGAGTTTGAAGAGGGAAATTTCCTTCATCATGAAGTACAGAAACGAATCATCGGACTCTTTGATGTAGCATATACCAATGAGAGCGGTCTTCCTGAACTTGTTGAGGCTGCAGAAGATGCACTCAAAGGACAGGAAGTCATTGAAGAAAAACACCTCATGGATCGGTTCTTTAAGGAACTTGTCAAAGATAATGGTCTTGCTGCATATGGAGAACAGTCTATCAGGGCGAACCTTGAAATTGGAGCTGTTGATACCCTGCTGCTCTCAGACAAACTTCGAAAAAGCCGATTGTCTATAAGGTGCGATGCATGTGGCTATACTGAAGAAAAAACTGTTCAGATAAAGCCTGGAGAAAATCCAGATGACATCGAACTTGGAAGTTGTCCAAAATGCACGTCTCCGCTTGTGCTTGCTGACTCATCTGATATTGTAGATGAACTGACGTATCTTGCAGATCAATCAAACAGTAAAGTTGCAATCATCTCTGATGATTTTGAGGAAGGATCACAGTTATTTACGGCATTTGGTGGTATTGCCGCAATTTTAAGATACAGGACCGGATACTGA